The window TTTGTTTGTTCTCGTAAACTTTTTCAATGTCCCTCCTTTAATTGGATTGGTGCTGTCTCTTCTGTTACTTGAGGCAGGAAGAAGAATTCTATTCAAGCTAAGAAAAGATCGGAGAAGACAAATCCTTGTCGACCAATTGCCTGATATTTGCCGTCTTCTCGCTAATTCAACGAGGTCAGGTATGACGTTAAATCAAGGCATTCAATTAGTGGCAAAGGAAATGGCGGAACCAGCAAAAAGTGAATTTAAAAATCTAGCTCACGAATTATCTTTGGGAATTGATTTTGGGAGTGCCATCCGAGCATTGGAAAAACGAATCGACAATAAGGAATTTCATCTATTTACCGCAACCTTACTCATTCAAAAACGTGCAGGTGGGAATTTATATGCCGTATTAGATGAAATGAGTCAAACACTCGATGACCGGAAGCTTCTCAAGCAAGAGATCAAAACAATGACAGCAGAGCATAAATATATTGCTTATATTGTCCCGATCATTCCAATCTTCCTTGTCCTGATGATGAATAATGTAGTGGATGGGTTCCTGGATGCACTGTTTTCAGGGATTGGATTAATATTATTTGCGATATTTGTATTAGGAACTGTCGCTACGTTTTTCATTATCAATAAGATTACAAATATTAGGGTGTGACAAAAATGGATGGAATTATAGCTATCACCGTAATCCTTACCGTTTTCTTTTTTGGGGTATCACTTAGGGCAGTCTATGTATATCTCACAAAGCATCGCGAACTGAAAACAACTGTATCCGACACCTTATATGTATTTGATGGTTTTCAAAAGAAAGAAAGTCGGAGGGAAAAGTTTTTAGCGAAGATGCTGCATTTTGCAGATGATTTTTCAGACCTTGGTCAGCGTATTAACTTCTTTAGTGAAAATGGGGATGTGAAGAAGTGGATCATTCAAGCAGGTTATCCATATGGCATTACAGTTGAGAGATTCCAAGGTTTGAAGATTTTCCTGCTTATTATCGGTGTCATGGTTGGTGGAATCCTGCTTTTGCTGAGATTTCCGTTCTCACAGTTTTTGGTCATTCTTTTGCCCATCGCTGGATTTGCGAGTAGTATCCTTTGGATTCGTTCGAAAGCAAAAGCGCGACAGGCAGAAATTTCGTACCAGCTGCCGGATTTTCTCGACACCATGAGTGTGACATTACAAGCAGGGGTTGGGTTACCGCAAGCTTTAAGGGATATTGTCCCTTATTTTGTGGGACCCATAAAAGAAGAATTTGAACGATTTCTTCAAGAAATTAGTGTCGGTGTACCGCGTGTGGAGGCCTACAGATTATTGCTTGAACGAAATGAATCAAAAGAATTTCAGATTTTAATCAAGTCTTTAATACAGGGAGAGCGACTGGGTGTTCCAATTGCAGCCTCCTTTAAACAGCAAGCTGAGGAAATGAGAAAGCTGAAGAAAGAGATGATCAAGGAAAAAGCCGCCAAAGCATCACCGAAAGTGACGCTGGTAACGACTTTCCTTATTTTACCTTCATCCCTCATTTTAATAGGCGGGCTGATGATCATTAATATGTTTAACCAAAATAGTGGGATTTTCGATTTACTTAAATAAAAGGAGAGAAAAAAATGAGAGAGTACATGCAAATTTTATTATTAACTTTAGTATCGCCGGTGAAAAATGAAAAAGGTGCACAATCGTTAGAATGGCTAGGTTTAGCTGCATTATTGATTTTAGTTTTAGGGATTATCTCGACAGCTGTTAGTGGTCAATCTGGATCGATTACATCTCTAATCGGAAGTATTATTTCGAAAATTAGTGGAATGGTAGGATCTTGATTTATAAGATTTAGCATTTCTCGAACTGACTGAATCTGACACGAACAGTAAGGTGTCCTTATAAAGTGGGAGTTGAAAACAATGCAAAATCGATTGAGCATACTATCCATTCTATTATTACTACTTCTTTTAGCTGGTTGTAGCAACAATGAAACGGAAAAAGCAGAGGCACAAAAACAAGAAACAACTCAAACAGAAGAAAGTCCAGAGACAGAAGTTGAAGAGCAAACTGTTGAGGTGGAGGAAAACAAAGATTCAAATGAAGAGAAAGTTGTTGGTCCTTCACTTCCAACTAGCTTAGAAGAGTTAGAGCTTCTACCTTCAGGCTATACGGAATACATTAGTACGCTTGAAGAGGAAGGAAGACAACTAACGAATGAATTGACTAAAAATCTTCCAGATATTTCTGGCAATCCAACAAATGAAGAATTAGATCTTTACTATGAAGCGATTCTATCAATCTTTCAACAAGATTACGTAGGGCCGGGTGAATTGATTGAAACTATGAAATTCCAATCAATTGGTAATCCAGAGATTGAAGATTCCCGCTACCAGTTTAAGGAGAACTTAAATGTAATGGTGATTTTAGATGCCTCGGGTAGTATGGCAAATTACGAGGGGAGTGTAACTCGTATGGATGCCGCTAAAAAAGCGATCACTGAATTCGTAAAGGGTTTACCTGAGAATGCTAATGTCGGTTTGCGAATTTACGGCCATGAAGGCTCAGGGAAAAATGAGGATAAGGCATTATCGTGTAGTAGTAGTGAGTTAGTTTATCCTTTAAGCAATTATAATGCAGCAAACTTTGAACAGTCGCTGACAAAAGTACAGCCAGCTGGTTGGACTCCAATTGGTTTTGCTCTAAGTGAAGCCCAAAAGGATTTAGCTTCATTTAAAGGCGATTCAAATACAAATATTGTTTATTTAGTAAGTGACGGGATTTCGACCTGTGAAGATGATCCAGTTGGAACAGCCAAATCTCTTTATGATTCGGACATTACCCCAATCGTAAATGTGATTGGTTTTAATGTTGACCAAGAAGGACAAAAACAATTACAGGAGATTGCCAATGCAACAGAAGGTACTTATCAAAATGTAAAAGATGCACAAGGTCTTCAAGATCAACTAAATGAAGCTAGTAAAATTGCGGAAAAATGGGTGCAATGGAAAACCTCCCAAGAAGGTTGGTTGGATTTTTATAAAGTAGATAATTGGCTAGATATCTTTTCTTATCATAGTAAGGAATTTAGAAAATGGATTGATGAAGGGCAGGCAGTTGGTTTTACACTTACGTATTTATATCAACATGAAGATAAGATGTCCAAAGAGTCCCATGATTATTTAAAACAGAAGAATACCGAATATCATGATTGGATTGAAGAGCAATACGCAATCCTTCGAAAAGATCTAGAAGCCATGAATGAAATGAATTATAACGAAGCAGTAAAAGAACTTGAGAATAAATATCTAAATAACATAAGTAACACACCTTAAAAATGGAAGTGAGGTGAAAGTGTGAAAGGAAGTAACTTTCGCAGAGTATTTGCAATCTTCATGATTGCGTTTATGTTGTTCTGGTCAGCCTTGCCTTCTATTAGTATGGCGTTTTTCATTACGCCGGGTAATGCGATTACTCCGGGTGAAGCAATTACCGGAGGAAAGCCCATTACTGGTGGGCAGTTCATCATTCCAGGTCAAGTGATTACACCAGGTAATCCTTATCAAGGTGGGCCATTCCTGCAAGGTGGAGATGCTGCTGTTTCAGGTCAGCCAATCATTCCCCCTTACCAAAGCAGTAATGGTCAATGGATAATTCCGAATGTTGCTGGTTCTTTGCCAATTAATAACCCTATCGTAACTGGTGGGGCTATGACAGGAGGAGAAGGTCCTTCTGGAGGGCAAGCGGTTAATGGAGGAAATGCCACTCAAGGTGGAGAAGGCCCAACAGGCGGTAATGCTGTAAATGGTGGCGATGGTACCTCACCAGGGGATTCACTAACTGGGGGAAACCCTGCTCAGGGTGGTGACGGCCTAACTGGAGGAAATCCTGCCCAAGGTGGCGATGGCCCAACTGGTGGTGAAGGACTGACAGGAGGAGATCCAACACAAGGAGGCGAAGGACCGACTGGTGGTGAAGGACTGACAGGAGGAGATCCAACTCAAGGAGGAGAAGGTCCAACTGGTGGGAACAACCCAACAGGAGGGGATCCTGCACAGGGTGGAGAAGGGCCGAGCGGTGGGAACTCTCCTGAAGGAAATGGAACAAGTGGAAACCTATTAGATACAATGATTCCCACAGCGGATACAACTAGAGGACCCCTTGGAGTAATTGCTGGAGCTTTACAGGATGGAAATCGATTTATTACATCTTTTGGGAAAAATCTAGTTGAAGGTCTTACGGCAACCTATGCCGGATATAAATTTACTGAATTAGCTTCAGGAAATTATAGGGTAGTCAGTAATCGAACGGTTCAAAATCCTGTTTTAAATTATTTTTATGATAGCTTTAAAAAATATGACTTAGGCGGTCGACAAGCATATATGCCGGTTGGAGGAGCCAATCCACGCCCGCATAAAATTGATAGTTTCTTTACAAGCAAGAATTTAAGTAATTGGAGCACACCTTCAAGTTTTATAAAAACAACATGGAGTAGCTTGAAAACAGGTTTGAATGAAAGCTTTAATATTTTTTCAAAGAAATTTTACGCTCCATCTAATATGATGAAACTAAATGGACCTGTAAATATCATCGCTTCGGCTTTCAACAGTGTTTATGATTATGGCTGGGGTGAAAAATCGAGTCAAGGAATATTATCTTCTAATTTTGCCGCGGATTTAACTGTTGACCTTGCAGTAGGTGCTGGTACAACAGCTCTATCAAGTGTTCTTTCCAGTGCTGTAGGAGGTGCCGTAGCAGGTTCTGCATTTCCTGGTGTAGGAACAGCTGTAGGTGCGGTTGTTGGCTTAGGTGTAGGATTGGTTTCAACTTATCTCATAAATGGTACAGAACCAGGACGAAAGGCGAAACAATGGGTTAGCGATAAGTTAAGTAGAGGTTATCGCAAGGTAGCTGAAGGAGCAAAAGGATTATTTAATGGGGCTAAAAAGCTCTTTGGATTCGGATAAGTTTTTTCTAATACGGATGTGTTTATTCATTCCTAACCATGGGGATGAATGGTCAAAACTATGTTTGTTCATGATTATTTACTCTTCAATCAGAGGGGCTTCCCCCACTGATTGAAGAGTCTATGCAGCATCTGGCAAAAGCGTTAGACTTCAGCGCATATGTAAGATTGCTGACGTAAATTTAGATTAATTGCAACTACAAAGAGTGCATTGAATAAGAAATGTAGGTGTATAAAAATGTTTAATGCTATTAAGTTTTTTCAAGCGATAGGGGCTTCGTTTTTAGTGACCGTAATTGTTTCCTTTCTATTAGGTTTCTTTCAAATTGGCCATTTTGGATTTTTCCTCTTTCTTCAAACGATTATTACATATGGAAGCATGGGTTTTTTTGCCTCTAAATGGAATAGTGAAACCCCGTATACTGCTGCTTATTTAGGAGCAGTGATCATGTCATTTATTAGCATACTTCTCTCTCATTTTGTGTTTCACATTTATATTTTTACAGACCCTAATGGAATAGCAAGAAGTATGTCTATTGCAGTTTTGGTTAGCTTGCTAGTTGCCTATATATGCACGCTTATTAGAACGAAAAGAGAAGAGGTTCTCCAATGATTCGTGAAATTCTTGATATTTATAATCGTAATTGGAGTCAAATATTATTTTGGTCTATATTGATTATCTTGCCAGTAACGATGATCACATTTTTAAGTATGATTTACGTATCGGGTTCGGAAAATTCAATAGCACCTCATTACTTTTCAGGTCTTGCCATTTTCTTGAATTTTATTTTATGTATCCCACCTTTTCTGAAAATGGTCATCGTCGATCGTCAAGATGAAACCGTAAAACCTGCTGAGGGAATCGTTTTTTTCTGGAAGCAATTTGGATTGCTCCTGGCGGTATCGAGTATTTTATATTTCATCGCTTTTATAGGAATGTATTTGTTGTTTATTCCAACAATTATCGCTTTCATCTTACTAATCGTTTTCCCATTCTTCTCGGAAGGTCCTAGTATTCGGGAGATTTTCTATCAATCGGCCAAGGCCATTAAAAGAGAGAATATCGCGTTAATAGGAGACATTTTGGTTATTGTATTTGTTAATTTGGGGATATGGCTAATTGTTTTGCTGTTCTTGGAGCAGTATGATAATAACCTTCTAGCATATTTACTGATTCGGATACTAGTGAATATTCTTGTCTTCCCCATTTTCTATATCTACTTAACGCTAAGATTTCGAAAAAATGAAGCTATTTTGCTAGCTGCTGAAAGATGGTGATAAAACTATGGAGAAAGTATTACATCCACATGAGGGAGTAATGGATTTTAAGAAGTTCAATTTATTTTTAATGATTCTCTTTTCCTTTATTACGCTTGGTGCCTATATTGGAGTGTGGTTTTTACAGCATAAAGATCGTTTTGAACAATTTACAAAAAGGACAGAGCTCTATTTTGGATGGTGGAAGTTTTTCACGATCTTTTCCTTTGTCTTTTTATTTATCAAACTGTTCGGCACCTTGGTGTTAAGTGATTATGGTATAGTGAATATTCAATCTTATGAGACAATCTTTAACTTCTTTTTTATAGGGCTGCTTTACTATTCTATTTTTAGATTAAAAGATTGTATAGAAGAGGAATATGATCTGTACTTGAATAAATATCTAATCTTTATTTTCCATATTTTTTATATTCAATTTAAATTAAATCAAGTACATTCAACTTCAAAGCAATAAACCTTGACACATATTTGATAAAAGGAGGAGAGTGTGTTGAAAAAGGATGCCAATATAGTAAGGTTCGAGAATAATCGAATCATTATCACTTTTTTTGTGCATGTCATGATTGGGGGATTATGTAGTTTTGCACCGGATGGCAACATCTGGCTCTGGCTTGGAATCAATCTAGCATTAGCCCTCGTCTTTGCACTGGTTAATTATATGATATGGAATGTTCATAAAAATAATAGTAAACGTTACTTTTCGTTACATACCTTTGTTATGCTGCTTGGAATTGCTTATTATATGATGACACCTGCCTTTAGAGGGCTATATCCATCGATCTTTTTTTGGTTATTGTTGTTTATCACCATTGTTCTAATTGGGT is drawn from Lysinibacillus sp. SGAir0095 and contains these coding sequences:
- a CDS encoding type II secretion system F family protein — protein: MTTAAVAFGAVLLLIFGIYNLLGYRKEKKEWRKKTHQFYREGEKRKSVIVLWGTKFDQTETAKEMEGKLQDANIPFTPSEFCGALIVSYMGILFVLVNFFNVPPLIGLVLSLLLLEAGRRILFKLRKDRRRQILVDQLPDICRLLANSTRSGMTLNQGIQLVAKEMAEPAKSEFKNLAHELSLGIDFGSAIRALEKRIDNKEFHLFTATLLIQKRAGGNLYAVLDEMSQTLDDRKLLKQEIKTMTAEHKYIAYIVPIIPIFLVLMMNNVVDGFLDALFSGIGLILFAIFVLGTVATFFIINKITNIRV
- a CDS encoding type II secretion system F family protein; this encodes MDGIIAITVILTVFFFGVSLRAVYVYLTKHRELKTTVSDTLYVFDGFQKKESRREKFLAKMLHFADDFSDLGQRINFFSENGDVKKWIIQAGYPYGITVERFQGLKIFLLIIGVMVGGILLLLRFPFSQFLVILLPIAGFASSILWIRSKAKARQAEISYQLPDFLDTMSVTLQAGVGLPQALRDIVPYFVGPIKEEFERFLQEISVGVPRVEAYRLLLERNESKEFQILIKSLIQGERLGVPIAASFKQQAEEMRKLKKEMIKEKAAKASPKVTLVTTFLILPSSLILIGGLMIINMFNQNSGIFDLLK
- a CDS encoding VWA domain-containing protein, translated to MQNRLSILSILLLLLLLAGCSNNETEKAEAQKQETTQTEESPETEVEEQTVEVEENKDSNEEKVVGPSLPTSLEELELLPSGYTEYISTLEEEGRQLTNELTKNLPDISGNPTNEELDLYYEAILSIFQQDYVGPGELIETMKFQSIGNPEIEDSRYQFKENLNVMVILDASGSMANYEGSVTRMDAAKKAITEFVKGLPENANVGLRIYGHEGSGKNEDKALSCSSSELVYPLSNYNAANFEQSLTKVQPAGWTPIGFALSEAQKDLASFKGDSNTNIVYLVSDGISTCEDDPVGTAKSLYDSDITPIVNVIGFNVDQEGQKQLQEIANATEGTYQNVKDAQGLQDQLNEASKIAEKWVQWKTSQEGWLDFYKVDNWLDIFSYHSKEFRKWIDEGQAVGFTLTYLYQHEDKMSKESHDYLKQKNTEYHDWIEEQYAILRKDLEAMNEMNYNEAVKELENKYLNNISNTP